One genomic segment of Verrucomicrobiota bacterium includes these proteins:
- a CDS encoding methyltransferase domain-containing protein gives MSLPVEFAQFAARSQRAEYIARRFKTQLRNKVLDVGCDQAVLKKLAPGVEYFGIDIAGQPDLVVDLEQTERLPFDDASFDCVVCSDVLEHLENIHRVFDELVRVARRTIVISLPNNWANARRPLARGRGSIGFYGLPATRPADRHRWFFNLQEARAFLEAQARRHGLTVREMHAMEKPRLTLLRWMRRLAHATQMRYLNRYAHTLWAVLEKR, from the coding sequence ATGAGTTTGCCCGTCGAATTCGCCCAATTTGCCGCGCGCTCCCAGCGCGCCGAATACATCGCAAGGCGGTTCAAGACCCAATTGCGGAACAAGGTGCTGGACGTGGGCTGCGACCAGGCAGTGCTGAAAAAACTGGCCCCGGGCGTGGAATATTTCGGCATCGACATCGCCGGGCAGCCGGATCTCGTGGTCGATCTAGAACAAACCGAGCGCCTGCCGTTTGACGACGCGAGTTTCGATTGCGTCGTGTGTTCGGACGTGCTCGAACATCTGGAAAACATTCATCGGGTGTTCGACGAACTGGTGCGTGTGGCGCGCCGCACGATCGTCATTTCGCTGCCGAACAACTGGGCCAATGCCCGCCGGCCCTTGGCGCGCGGCCGCGGCAGCATCGGGTTCTACGGATTGCCCGCGACGCGTCCCGCCGACCGGCACCGCTGGTTTTTCAATCTCCAAGAGGCGCGCGCGTTTCTCGAAGCCCAGGCGCGGCGGCACGGCTTGACGGTCCGCGAGATGCACGCCATGGAAAAGCCGCGATTGACGCTCTTGCGCTGGATGCGCCGTCTGGCTCACGCCACGCAAATGCGCTACCTCAATCGCTACGCCCACACGCTCTGGGCTGTGCTGGAAAAAAGGTGA
- a CDS encoding prepilin-type N-terminal cleavage/methylation domain-containing protein, with protein sequence MNDKTFSRTTAAGSLRRAVAAFTLIELLVVIAIIAILASLLLPALAGAKARAQRLKCTAQMKQLGLGFSLAAADRNDQLPPTAYATGDYQYQLSWDDYLHKYIGGTAPDADLIVGISGGIADRNSIPKILKCPADRIQITIAWAVFGQRRTYAMNWAGPSFQITAKGGALPPPTHGVGIYYNLRSSAPASLPDWEAPGFKESVIEDPAGTLLLVEQPEGGNIAGNDWPSFSMGPTGPSAGDQTPYQIAVGGRSNWGAAAYGLHGRRFNYLFHDGHASIHRITDTVGRGTTNAPKGMWTMTAGD encoded by the coding sequence ATGAACGACAAGACTTTTTCTCGCACAACTGCCGCAGGGAGCCTGCGCCGAGCAGTTGCCGCTTTCACTTTGATAGAGCTCCTGGTCGTGATCGCGATCATCGCGATCCTGGCGAGTTTGCTTTTGCCGGCCCTGGCCGGCGCAAAGGCGCGGGCGCAACGGCTGAAGTGCACGGCGCAAATGAAGCAACTGGGTCTCGGATTCAGCCTGGCCGCGGCCGATCGCAACGACCAGTTGCCGCCGACGGCCTACGCCACGGGCGATTACCAGTATCAACTTTCGTGGGACGATTACCTGCACAAGTATATCGGCGGCACTGCGCCCGACGCGGACCTGATCGTCGGGATTTCGGGAGGCATTGCTGACCGCAATTCAATTCCCAAAATTCTGAAATGTCCGGCGGACCGGATTCAAATCACCATTGCCTGGGCCGTGTTTGGCCAGCGGAGAACCTACGCGATGAACTGGGCCGGGCCGTCTTTTCAGATCACAGCCAAAGGCGGCGCTTTGCCGCCTCCAACGCACGGCGTCGGGATCTATTACAATCTCCGAAGCTCGGCGCCGGCGTCGCTGCCGGATTGGGAAGCGCCCGGCTTCAAGGAGAGCGTGATCGAAGATCCGGCCGGCACGTTGCTGCTCGTCGAACAACCCGAAGGCGGGAACATCGCCGGCAATGACTGGCCTTCGTTCTCCATGGGACCAACCGGCCCTTCGGCGGGCGACCAGACCCCTTACCAAATTGCGGTCGGAGGAAGAAGCAATTGGGGCGCGGCCGCGTACGGTCTGCATGGCCGGCGTTTCAACTACTTGTTTCACGATGGCCACGCCTCCATTCACAGGATCACGGACACCGTCGGCCGAGGAACGACGAACGCGCCGAAAGGAATGTGGACGATGACCGCGGGAGATTAG